The proteins below come from a single Mercenaria mercenaria strain notata chromosome 3, MADL_Memer_1, whole genome shotgun sequence genomic window:
- the LOC123525833 gene encoding uncharacterized protein LOC123525833 has translation MKSTIVLVALISCIFFNIANGNDEYQVYLTTGDQSKKLSHEAPCRVTSSHNGYSVWVDRRKRRQTIDGFGAALTNSAAYVIYHSPVRQQILQDLFGNGDNDLGVSYIRLPMGCSDLNAVQPYTYNDIPNGQTDFSLNQFSIDKDRAFVIPVIKEALSINPTLKIMATPWSAPAWMKNNRNLNGGDFVDSWNYWQTYAQYFVKFIEAYKAEGITIESLTLQNEPLLSRNDYPTMKMSAGQQQAFIRDHLGPLFRQRNIHTKILVFDHNWSDSWYPEQVISDGNTKQYVSGVAWHGYSGRHDAPGVFHGKLSDVGMYFSEISGGSWDTNFASILTWDTRIIFIGQTRNWAKSVLLWNIALDQNHGPKVANLGGCNDCRGVITVQNNYYNKNAEYYALAHMSKFVKPGAVRLESNYVSWDDLRTAAFVNTDGTTVIVVSNPNSSKSATFSLDIDAKHYQYNNLPPQSVVTFVK, from the exons ATGAAGTCGACAAtag TTTTGGTAGCACTGATCTCCtgcatatttttcaatattgcaAATGGTAATGACGAATATCAAGTGTATCTGACGACCGGGGACCAGTCCAAGAAACTGTCCCATGAAGCACCATGTCGAGTGACGTCATCGCATAATGGCTACAGCGTATGGGTAGACAGAAGAAAACGTAGACAAACTATAGATGGATTTGGCGCTGCTTTGACAAACTCTGCAGCTTACGTTATTTACCATAGTCCCGTCAGGCAGCagattttgcaagatttatttgGAAATGGAGATAATGATCTCG GTGTAAGTTACATCCGTCTTCCAATGGGATGCTCAGATTTGAACGCTGTTCAGCCCTACACCTATAACGATATCCCGAATGGACAAACTGATTTCAGTCTCAACCAATTCAGTATCGATAAAGATCGTGCATTTGTCATACCAGTAATTAAAGAGGCCTTGTCCATCAACCCGACGCTAAAAATAATGGCCACTCCTTGGTCGGCACCAGCTTGGATGAAGAATAATCGCAATCTGAATGGGGGAGATTTTGTTGATAGCTGGAACTACTGGCAAACATATGCCCAGTATTTTGTCAAATTTATAGAGGCGTACAAAGCGGAAGGCATCACTATCGAATCACTGACTCTCCAGAATGAACCGCTTCTTTCACGTAATGACTACCCCACTATGAAAATGAGTGCTGGCCAACAGCAGGCATTCATTAGGGATCATTTAGGACCTTTGTTTAGACAACGAAACATACACACCAAGATTCTTGTCTTCGATCATAACTGGTCAGATTCTTGGTATCCAGAACAGGTTATAAGCGATG GGAATACAAAACAATATGTGTCTGGTGTGGCATGGCATGGCTATTCTGGAAGACACGACGCGCCAGGCGTATTCCATGGAAAACTTTCAGATGTTG GTATGTACTTTTCCGAAATATCCGGAGGGTCCTGGGATACGAATTTTGCCAGTATTCTAACTTGGGACACGAGAATAATCTTTATTGGACAAACAAGAAATTGGGCCAAGAGTGTTCTGCTATGGAATATCGCTTTGGATCAAAATCACGGACCAAAG GTAGCAAATCTTGGTGGCTGTAATGATTGTCGTGGTGTCATTACAGTTCAGAATAATTACTACAACAAGAATGCCGAATACTATGCCCTGGCACACATGAGCAAGTTCGTGAAACCCGGTGCAGTACGGTTAGAATCGAACTATGTTAGCTGGGATGATCTTCGAACGGCAGCATTCGTAAACACAGATGGGACCACCGTCATTGTGGTTTCTAACCCAAATTCCAGCAAGTCCGCAACCTTTTCTCTAGATATAGATGCCAAACATTACCAGTACAATAACCTACCACCCCAGTCGGTTGTgacatttgtgaaataa
- the LOC123562059 gene encoding uncharacterized protein LOC123562059: MQKVKEKQLCFNCLRKHRVINCTSQRRCLVCKKKHHTSICNNKNKEHNSGGNVPDVQPSKPETAVLHSSTQETSHGVLLKTAISKVTSGNITRDTHILFDEGAQKSFITDTLAQELQLSTSGTETLHLATFGNQEQQLKHVDSATVYLITNQKKRIPINVLIVPTISVPISTSLHNTASHVPYLRGLNLAHPVSGDEVFTISLLIGADHYWDVIEDHIIRGCGPTAVKSKIGYLLSGPVNAYCNNTTSKMNHIFNVMTTRARDENAIERFWSLESIGITPCKDEHEKTDYLAQYQQTSIEFTDDKYTAALPWKLDHEALPTNYNITKKRTESTIRRLSQEPDMLKKYGEIISEQERRGFIEKIDDVAQTSNAVHYIPHHPVRKESSTTPIRIVYDCSCKQSPSQPSLNDCLESTAPVLNELTSILMRFRLEKYAVTTDIEKAFLHVGLQEKDRDVTRFLWLTDPSDPKSQLCTCRFKAVLFGATCSPFILNATILKHLELNKTNKAAEIIKRDLYVDNILSSFEEKKDLLTYFRDARDLMKCASMNLRSWSSNNSELKAIATREGVIDRDEVTKVLGMCWKPETDTMAYRHHKIPKLDSVTKRDILRYSSRIYDPLGLLSPVTVRAKLLLQQLWKDKFDWDVPLPLEVQDKWNKLAEDLNTVTDTEFSRQYIRQSKHKQTINNSRTKSTLHVFVDSSLKSYGAAVYIVNADGSRLVIAKNRVAPVKPMTLPQLELMAAVVGARLVQHVQESLNISDVICWSDSQIVLHWLSTSKPLKRFVQNRVIEIQTLTKNYPWHYCPTYDNPSDLLTRGIPADQLLQNDLWNSGPSWIQNQSNWPVWKPTENEMQTTTKTQTTVSDISLPSDATKMSVVCSIKCSTNEGIHQVINIEKYSKYFKLLRVTAYLLRFISNCRNTQTKLTDELTTAEIERAEIRWLKCCQESTYPDEMSSLKSNTTKKLPLVKQLRLFVDKSGIIRCEGRIHNAPLSDVTKFPYLLLKRHPLTRLIVLDTHENQLHAGTNATATQLRQKYWIPATRQCVKSILRKCTICRRVQEKPYRAPDPPPLQKVRVEESPPFTVTGVDYTGALYVRDHSGSVIKVYICLFTCANSRALHLEVVPDLSKESFLLAFRRFVSRRSVPRVMMSDNATTFTSASESLKHIFQSTQVRETLSRKGTEWNFIPKRAPWYGGWWERLIGLTKIALKKVVGCSLVTMETLQTVVTEIEAMLNDRPLTQMSSSVDDMDPLTPSHLLYGRRLTSLPYNTTTLDLENSSKFDEHSAVTKQAKLQSKLLDHFWKRWRMEYLTALRESHHKSGTNEQMIAVGDVVQINDECPRNRWKLGVVEQLITGRDDRTRAATIRTANGTTTRPIVKLYPLECVNYRNT; this comes from the coding sequence ATGCagaaagtgaaagaaaaacaattgtgctttaattgtttaagaaaacaCCGGGTCATAAACTGCACGTCACAAAGAAGATGTCTGGTCTGTAAAAAGAAACATCATACTAGCATATGTAACAACAAGAATAAAGAACACAACAGTGGCGGGAATGTTCCGGATGTACAGCCATCAAAACCGGAAACGGCAGTTCTACATTCATCTACCCAAGAAACTTCCCATGGTGTTTTACTGAAAACAGCCATTAGCAAGGTGACTTCCGGTAACATAACAAGGGATACTCATATCTTGTTTGACGAAGGAGCACAGAAGTCATTTATCACCGATACGCTAGCACAAGAATTGCAACTGTCCACATCCGGTACAGAAACCTTACACTTAGCAACGTTTGGTAACCAAGAACAACAACTAAAACATGTTGATTCCGCAACGGTGTACCTCATTACAAACCAGAAAAAGAGAATACCGATCAATGTATTAATAGTGCCTACTATATCAGTACCTATTAGTACCAGTCTACACAACACAGCGTCCCATGTACCTTACCTGAGAGGACTGAACCTGGCACATCCGGTTAGTGGCGATGAGGTATTTACAATTTCTCTGCTGATAGGAGCTGACCATTACTGGGACGTCATTGAAGATCATATTATACGCGGATGTGGACCAACTGCAGTGAAGTCCAAGATCGGATATCTTTTGTCGGGACCTGTGAATGCATACTGCAACAATACTACTAGTAAGATGAACCACATATTTAACGTTATGACGACACGTGCACGAGATGAAAACGCTATAGAACGTTTCTGGTCGCTCGAGAGCATAGGTATTACTCCGTGCAAAGACGAGCATGAGAAGACGGATTACTTGGCGCAGTATCAGCAGACGTCAATTGAATTTACAGACGACAAGTACACTGCAGCCCTTCCATGGAAATTAGACCACGAAGCACTTCCAACAAATTACAACATCACAAAGAAAAGAACTGAGAGCACGATTCGCAGACTTAGCCAGGAACCTGATATGCTAAAGAAATATGGTGAAATTATATCAGAGCAAGAGAGACGGGGATTTATAGAAAAGATTGACGATGTTGCACAAACTTCAAATGCAGTCCACTATATTCCCCACCACCCTGTGCGAAAGGAATCATCTACCACTCCTATTCGTATCGTGTATGACTGTAGTTGTAAACAGTCACCTAGTCAACCTAGCCTGAACGACTGCCTGGAGTCTACAGCACCTGTGCTGAATGAATTAACGTCTATATTGATGCGATTTCGATTGGAAAAGTACGCTGTAACCACAGACATAGAAAAAGCTTTCCTACATGTGGGACTACAAGAAAAAGACAGGGATGTTACCCGGTTTTTGTGGCTCACTGATCCTAGTGATCCTAAATCTCAACTTTGCACATGCCGATTCAAAGCAGTGTTGTTCGGCGCGACGTGCTCACCGTTCATTCTTAACGCCACTATTCTCAAACACTTGGaattgaacaaaacaaacaaagcagcCGAGATTATAAAGAGAGATTTATATGTTGACAATATACTTtctagttttgaagaaaaaaaagatctaCTCACCTATTTCCGTGATGCACGTGATCTGATGAAATGTGCCAGTATGAACTTAAGATCGTGGTCTTCTAACAACTCCGAACTAAAAGCTATCGCCACACGAGAAGGAGTCATAGATAGAGATGAAGTTACCAAGGTACTAGGTATGTGCTGGAAACCGGAAACAGATACCATGGCATACAGACATCACAAGATACCAAAGTTAGACTCTGTAACCAAGAGGGACATTCTAAGATATTCATCACGAATTTATGATCCACTAGGTCTGTTAAGCCCAGTAACAGTAAGGGCAAAATTACTTCTTCAGCAATTATGGAAAGATAAGTTTGATTGGGATGTACCGTTACCACTAGAGGTGCAAGATAAATGGAACAAGCTGGCTGAAGATCTGAACACAGTTACAGATACAGAGTTTTCCAGACAGTACATACGGCAGTCAAAGCATAAACAGACCATAAATAATTCAAGAACAAAAAGTACTCTCCATGTATTTGTCGATTCAAGTCTCAAATCATATGGAGCAGCAGTATACATAGTGAACGCAGATGGATCCAGATTGGTGATCGCGAAAAATCGGGTAGCTCCCGTGAAACCCATGACATTACCACAGCTCGAACTTATGGCCGCAGTAGTCGGCGCCAGATTAGTTCAACACGTACAAGAATCCTTGAACATTTCCGACGTCATCTGCTGGTCCGATAGCCAGATTGTGCTTCATTGGTTATCAACATCTAAACCATTGAAACGGTTCGTGCAGAACAGAGTGATAGAAATACAAACACTTACCAAAAATTACCCATGGCACTACTGTCCAACATATGATAATCCTTCAGACCTTCTAACTCGTGGTATTCCTGCTGACCAGCTCTTACAGAACGACCTATGGAACAGTGGGCCGTCATGGATACAAAACCAGTCCAACTGGCCTGTTTGGAAACCAACAGAGAATGAAATGCAGACGACAACAAAAACGCAGACGACAGTTTCGGATATCTCGTTGCCCTCCGATGCCACAAAGATGAGCGTAGTATGCAGTATAAAGTGTAGCACAAATGAAGGCATCCATCAAGTAATCAACATAGAGAAATACAGCAAATACTTCAAACTGTTACGTGTAACTGCCTACTTATTACGATTCATAAGCAATTGCCGAAATACACAGACAAAACTTACCGATGAATTAACGACAGCAGAAATCGAAAGAGCAGAGATAAGGTGGCTAAAATGTTGCCAAGAAAGTACTTACCCAGATGAGATGTCCAGTTTGAAGTCCAATACCACCAAAAAATTACCACTTGTCAAACAATTGCGTTTATTCGTAGATAAAAGCGGTATTATTCGTTGTGAAGGACGTATACATAACGCGCCATTATCCGACGTCACCAAATTCCCCTATTTGTTACTGAAGAGACATCCACTTACACGCCTGATTGTACTAGACACACATGAGAACCAGTTACATGCAGGAACGAACGCTACTGCTACCCAGTTAAGGCAGAAGTACTGGATCCCAGCTACCAGGCAGTGCGTAAAATCTATCCTCAGGAAATGTACAATATGCAGACGAGTACAAGAAAAGCCGTATAGAGCGCCAGATCCACCACCATTACAAAAAGTAAGAGTAGAAGAGTCTCCACCTTTCACTGTGACTGGAGTTGATTACACAGGTGCGTTATACGTAAGAGACCATTCCGGAAGCgtaataaaagtatatatatgtttattcacaTGTGCCAATTCTCGAGCCTTACATTTAGAGGTTGTACCAGACCTGTCCAAAGAGTCATTCCTACTAGCTTTTAGGCGTTTCGTAAGCCGGAGATCAGTTCCGAGGGTCATGATGTCAGACAATGCTACAACGTTTACAAGTGCGTCAGAAAGCTTGAAACATATTTTCCAGTCAACTCAAGTCAGAGAAACATTAAGCAGAAAAGGCACAGAATGGAATTTCATTCCCAAACGAGCACCATGGTATGGAGGATGGTGGGAGCGACTAATAGGTCTCACAAAAATAGCGCTGAAGAAAGTTGTAGGATGCTCtcttgttaccatggaaacacttCAAACGGTAGTTACGGAGATCGAAGCCATGCTGAACGACAGACCGTTAACTCAGATGTCATCAAGTGTCGATGACATGGACCCATTAACACCGTCACACCTTCTCTACGGCCGGAGActgacgtcacttccgtataaCACAACTACCTTAGACCTTGAAAATTCATCCAAATTTGACGAACATTCTGCGGTTACAAAACAGGCAAAATTACAATCAAAGCTCCTTGACCATTTCTGGAAACGGTGGAGAATGGAGTACTTAACAGCATTACGTGAATCTCACCATAAATCAGGAACGAATGAACAGATGATAGCCGTGGGTGATGTAGTACAAATCAACGATGAATGTCCACGGAACCGATGGAAACTAGGCGTTGTTGAGCAGTTAATTACCGGAAGAGACGATCGTACCCGAGCTGCTACAATTAGAACCGCGAACGGAACTACAACCAGACCAATAGTGAAGTTATACCCACTAGAATGTGTGAACTATAGAAACACTTAA
- the LOC123523584 gene encoding uncharacterized protein LOC123523584 yields MEGFGAAMTNSAAYIIYNSPIRHQILRDLFGNGDSQLGISYIRLPMGCSDFNALEVYTFNDIPSGQTDFILDHFSIDKDRAFVIPVIKEALLVNPNLKIMATPWSAPAWMKNNRNLNGGDFVDSWNYWHSYAMYFAKCIEAYKAEGINIESLTVQNEPILSRDDYPTMVMTVNQQKAFIRDHLGPLFRQKNIQTKILVFDHNWSDSWFPEQVISDVKVKQYVAGVAWHGYSGRHDTPSYFHEKHEDVGTRPW; encoded by the exons ATGGAAGGCTTCGGTGCGGCAATGACTAACTCTGCGGCTTACATCATCTACAATAGTCCTATACGGCATCAAATACTAAGAGACTTGTTTGGAAATGGAGACAGTCAACTAG GAATAAGTTACATTCGCCTGCCAATGGGGTGCTCTGATTTTAATGCTCTTGAAGTTTACACTTTTAATGACATTCCAAGCGGCCAGACAGATTTCATTCTCGACCATTTTAGCATAGATAAAGACCGTGCCTTTGTCATACCCGTAATCAAAGAGGCGTTGTTGGTTAACCCCAATTTGAAGATCATGGCAACGCCTTGGTCAGCACCAGCTTGGATGAAGAACAATCGCAATCTGAATGGAGGAGATTTCGTCGACAGTTGGAACTACTGGCATTCGTATGCGATGTATTTTGCCAAATGTATTGAGGCCTACAAAGCTGAGGGCATCAATATCGAATCATTGACTGTTCAAAACGAACCCATTCTGTCCAGGGACGATTATCCGACCATGGTTATGACAGTGAATCAACAGAAGGCCTTCATAAGAGATCACCTGGGTCCATTATTCagacaaaaaaatatacagaCAAAAATCCTTGTCTTTGATCACAACTGGTCTGATTCTTGGTTCCCTGAGCAGGTCATTAGTGATG TTAAAGTAAAGCAGTATGTAGCCGGTGTAGCTTGGCATGGGTACTCTGGAAGACACGACACCCCCAGTTATTTCCATGAGAAACATGAGGATGTTG gTACCAGGCCTTGGTAG